Part of the Metasolibacillus fluoroglycofenilyticus genome is shown below.
CCAGTCACCTAGGTGGACTAGTCACAGGCTTTGCACTAGGGCTATTTTATTTTAAGCCTAAAAATATGCTACGTTGGCGACAATAATACCGGGCTGCTAATTGATTTCTTTTTTGACATACAAACGACTGTCAGAAGAGCATTGCAAATGCACGCTCTTCTAACAGTCGTTTTATTTCGTATTATGAGCTGGAAAACTTAACGCTCATACCAGCGCATTAACTCATCAATGCATTGCTCATCCATATGATAAGCCTTCGCAGATGCCCCTGTCGCACCTGACATCACAACAATTTTTGCTGATGCAACACTTTTTCTCTTTTGGAAATAATTTTGCTGTTGCTCCGCAATTTGAATGCGGCGTTTTTCTGCAATAAACGTTACGCGACTAATCGTTCTATACATAATCGTAATTTGCTCACTTGAAATTTTAAAGCGAGCTGTTTTAAATTGCCATAGCCCTAACAGCAATACAGGTATTATTAATAATAAAGACAGCATACCGTACGGGAAAAAGAAGTATGATAATGCAGCCATTAGCGGGACAAGCCATACAAAGTCAATCCGATAAAAGTACGGTCGTGCACGCTTTGGTGGTCGTATCGCTTCCTCTAAATTCAAGTCAAAATGAGGAAATAGCTGCTGCAATGGCTGTGCCATTTTCTTTCTTGAAATTAAAGGAAATAAGACAACTGTTTTATCTTTTTCTCCTCCAAAGCCACCCCCAGCACTTTCTACAATCACCGCCGCTAAGCCAAATATTTGTCTAAATGGGTTTTCAACAATTTTAATTGCTTGTACACGATTTAAAGGAATCGTAATACGTTTTTTCTCTAATAAACCACGCGTTATAATAAGACGCTCATTTTCCTCAGATACTTCAAAATTATAATAGTTAATAAATGTAATTACTACAGATACTAGCCATGCAATTAATAAACCAAAAATAGCAAGTATAACAATTAATAAAAAGCCAAAGCGTAATAATTGCGCCATCTCTTCATAAATCCAATCATACGGAATAAACTCCGAAAACTGCGAAACAACAGCCAATACCCCAGCTAATACAACCCCAATACTATTCGAAGTAGTTGCTAAAACCACTAAATCCTTTGGTGACATTTTATGAATGAGGCGTGCTGCCTGTAACTCCTCACCTTCTACAACATGCTGTGCTATTTTTATTTTTTTTGTTTCATTTTCAATAAAATCTGCAGCCTCGCGTGTAATAGCTGTAAGCTCAGCCTCTGCCTTTCCAGACTTATTACCTGCTGTTTCAACCGACACCTGCACTAAACCAAAAATACGGTGAAAAATACCTTCTTTATAATTTAAGCTTTGAATACGGTCATATGGGATAAAGCGCTTCTTTTTAATAAATAAGCCGTGCTGAACCCGCAGCTCATTATCCTCAAACCAATAAGTAAATGTCCACCATTTAATAATGCCATTGAAAAATGAGAAAAGAATAATAGCTGATAAGATGATAAGCGGTATCATTGATTGAAAGAAGCGCTCGTCACGAAAATTCAAGCTAAAATTAAAGCCGTTTGCTACAACAATGATAACAATTGGAATTAACGAGTCCTTTAAAGCTTTTGCACAGTTAATAATAGCCGATACAGGATGCAATTTATATTTAGACATCTTCTTCCGCCACCCTTGCCAGTTCCGAAATTTTAGCACGCAGTTCGTCTGCATCTGCCGTAATTAACATCGGAATCACATGCGTTGTTGCAGCAGAGGAGATTGAAATATTCGCCAAATCATATTTTTTTAATATTGGACCTTGTCCTGTATCTACATGCTGTACACGCACCATTGGTATTAGTGTACGTTTGACAATAAACAAGCCACTTTGAATTTCAATCTCCTGCTCACGCACTTCATAACGCCAAATACGCCAACGGATATTTGGAAAAATCCATATTTCTAATAAGGCGATTATAATAACAATCGCCGCAGCTATAAAATAAATATATTTCGGCCATT
Proteins encoded:
- a CDS encoding PH domain-containing protein — encoded protein: MSKYKLHPVSAIINCAKALKDSLIPIVIIVVANGFNFSLNFRDERFFQSMIPLIILSAIILFSFFNGIIKWWTFTYWFEDNELRVQHGLFIKKKRFIPYDRIQSLNYKEGIFHRIFGLVQVSVETAGNKSGKAEAELTAITREAADFIENETKKIKIAQHVVEGEELQAARLIHKMSPKDLVVLATTSNSIGVVLAGVLAVVSQFSEFIPYDWIYEEMAQLLRFGFLLIVILAIFGLLIAWLVSVVITFINYYNFEVSEENERLIITRGLLEKKRITIPLNRVQAIKIVENPFRQIFGLAAVIVESAGGGFGGEKDKTVVLFPLISRKKMAQPLQQLFPHFDLNLEEAIRPPKRARPYFYRIDFVWLVPLMAALSYFFFPYGMLSLLLIIPVLLLGLWQFKTARFKISSEQITIMYRTISRVTFIAEKRRIQIAEQQQNYFQKRKSVASAKIVVMSGATGASAKAYHMDEQCIDELMRWYER
- a CDS encoding PH domain-containing protein; translated protein: MRTEPKYQIPKKGLTVWRLYGILETLVAIIIAGAVSFATYYFEWPKYIYFIAAAIVIIIALLEIWIFPNIRWRIWRYEVREQEIEIQSGLFIVKRTLIPMVRVQHVDTGQGPILKKYDLANISISSAATTHVIPMLITADADELRAKISELARVAEEDV